A genome region from Drosophila simulans strain w501 chromosome 2R, Prin_Dsim_3.1, whole genome shotgun sequence includes the following:
- the LOC6734051 gene encoding caspase-6 produces the protein MYLPERTEHQKIDRLYDSNRVNGAPGQGLDLNGKPKPPAVYILNHEQFPQDPQLNRKGSSNDVNALRKTFESLNCRVEVISNPALPDVKNKVKEWSAKRFTQDAGLVLIILSHGDRKEKILACDHREYHLDDDVLFPLFRNPTLSGKPKILIVQACKGPLRADAKKMNNEPYIKCYSCSEGYLSYRNENHGSVFIQTLCEVMDQYGLTRDFQSIFKHVKAEVERRSTKTGSKQVPSEESHNFDEPFYFGNYV, from the exons ATGTATCTCCCCGAAAGAACAGAACATCAAAAA ATTGACAGACTATATGACAGCAACAGGGTCAACGGTGCACCA GGTCAAGGCCTtgatttaaatggaaaacctAAGCCGCCAGCCGTTTACATTCTGAATCATGAGCAGTTCCCTCAGGATCCTCAATTGAACCGAAAGGGTAGCTCAAATGATGTTAATGCTCTTCGCAAAACATTCGAAAGCCTGAATTGTCGGGTTGAAGTAATTTCTAACCCAGCGTTGCCGGACGTTAAAAACAAAGTTAAGGAGT GGTCTGCAAAACGATTCACCCAGGACGCTGGACTTGTCCTCATTATCTTGAGCCATGGCGACCGAAAAGAGAAAATCTTGGCGTGCGACCACAGGGAATACCACTTGGACGATGACGTCCTTTTTCCACTCTTTAGAAATCCAACTTTATCTGGCAAGCCAAAGATTTTAATTGTTCAAGCCTGCAAGGGTCCGTTGAGAGCTGATgcgaaaaaaatgaacaacGAACCCTATATTAAGTGTTACAGCTGCTCCGAGGGCTATTTGAGCTATCGCAATGAAAATCATGGTTCGGTTTTCATACAAACCTTGTGCGAGGTAATGGATCAATATGGCCTTACCAGGGACTTTCAATCGATCTTCAAGCATGTAAAGGCTGAGGTCGAGAGAAGGTCAACTAAGACAGG TTCGAAACAAGTTCCTTCTGAGGAGTCGCACAACTTTGATGAACCcttttattttggaaattatgtttaa